The Eubacteriaceae bacterium Marseille-Q4139 genome has a window encoding:
- the tsaE gene encoding tRNA (adenosine(37)-N6)-threonylcarbamoyltransferase complex ATPase subunit type 1 TsaE, with protein sequence MIIESFEPGDTYALGKKLGEQAKPGDVFCLNGDLGVGKTVFTQGFAAGLGITEPVNSPTFTIVQQYDGGRLPFYHFDVYRIGDVEEMEEVGYEDCFYGDGVTLIEWAGLISEILPETAVSVTIEKELEKGFDYRKITVEGR encoded by the coding sequence ATGATAATAGAAAGCTTTGAACCTGGGGATACTTATGCATTGGGAAAGAAGCTCGGGGAACAGGCAAAGCCGGGGGATGTGTTCTGTTTAAACGGGGATCTCGGCGTGGGGAAAACCGTGTTCACCCAGGGGTTTGCGGCCGGCCTGGGGATTACGGAGCCGGTGAACAGCCCGACCTTTACGATTGTCCAGCAGTACGACGGCGGCCGTCTGCCCTTTTACCACTTCGACGTGTACCGGATCGGCGACGTGGAAGAGATGGAAGAGGTGGGCTACGAGGACTGCTTCTATGGCGACGGCGTGACCCTGATTGAATGGGCCGGTCTGATTTCAGAGATCCTGCCGGAGACGGCGGTGTCCGTGACAATCGAAAAGGAGCTTGAAAAGGGGTTCGATTACAGGAAGATCACAGTGGAGGGAAGATGA
- a CDS encoding pyridoxal phosphate-dependent aminotransferase gives MKYNFDEIVDRSGTFASKVERLPKGAPADSLALWVADMDFPCAEPIIRALHERIDRKIFGYTVYDTEECRGTVVQWFKRRYGWEESEENLFFCPGIVSAYAVLLNLLTEEGDGVVIQRPIYYPFTMKAKSNNRVIVDNPLIYENGTYRMDYEDLEKKMADPANKVLVFCSPHNPTGRVWSEEEIKKVVEICKKYDKWIICDEIHCDLLRKGVVHHPILKVCPEYSDHIAVCTAPSKTFNLAGMKTSNIVIRNKELQKRWKELLDDKLSMGGASTLGLTAMIAAYTEGDEWLDQVNEYIEGNLNYIDSFLKEHMPKAHLVPTEGTYLAWIDFNEYVHGDAEKLEELMHKAKVALDEGYIFGEAGRGFERINVASARSVIEDCMNRIKSVLEPEQ, from the coding sequence ATGAAGTACAATTTTGACGAAATCGTAGACAGAAGCGGAACCTTTGCATCCAAGGTGGAGCGCCTTCCCAAAGGGGCTCCGGCAGATTCCCTGGCCCTCTGGGTTGCAGACATGGATTTTCCGTGCGCTGAGCCGATTATCCGTGCGCTCCACGAGCGTATCGACAGGAAAATTTTCGGCTACACGGTCTATGACACCGAAGAATGCCGCGGGACGGTGGTTCAGTGGTTCAAGAGACGCTACGGCTGGGAAGAGAGCGAAGAGAACCTGTTCTTCTGCCCGGGCATCGTTTCGGCGTATGCAGTTCTTTTAAACCTTTTAACAGAAGAGGGAGACGGCGTCGTGATCCAGAGGCCGATCTACTACCCATTCACCATGAAGGCCAAGAGCAACAACCGTGTGATCGTGGACAATCCGTTAATCTATGAGAACGGCACCTACCGGATGGACTACGAAGACCTGGAGAAAAAGATGGCAGATCCGGCCAACAAGGTACTCGTGTTCTGCAGCCCCCACAACCCGACGGGACGCGTCTGGAGCGAGGAAGAGATCAAAAAAGTCGTGGAAATCTGCAAAAAATATGACAAATGGATCATCTGCGACGAGATCCACTGCGACCTCTTAAGAAAGGGCGTCGTCCATCATCCGATCCTCAAGGTATGCCCGGAATACTCCGACCATATCGCCGTCTGCACGGCTCCCAGCAAGACCTTCAACCTGGCAGGCATGAAGACCTCCAACATCGTGATCCGCAACAAGGAGCTCCAGAAGCGCTGGAAGGAGCTGCTTGACGACAAGCTTTCCATGGGCGGCGCTTCCACGTTAGGGCTTACGGCTATGATTGCAGCTTACACAGAGGGCGACGAGTGGCTGGATCAGGTGAATGAATACATCGAGGGCAACTTAAACTATATCGACAGTTTCTTAAAGGAGCACATGCCGAAGGCCCATCTCGTCCCGACGGAAGGAACGTATCTGGCCTGGATTGACTTCAACGAGTATGTCCACGGCGACGCCGAGAAGTTAGAGGAGCTGATGCACAAGGCCAAGGTGGCTCTCGACGAGGGCTATATCTTCGGCGAGGCCGGAAGAGGCTTTGAGCGCATCAACGTGGCGTCTGCCCGCAGCGTCATCGAGGACTGTATGAACCGGATCAAGAGCGTTCTGGAGCCGGAGCAGTAG
- a CDS encoding RNA-binding transcriptional accessory protein, with the protein MDILNELQQELGIARSQAEAAVKLIDEGNTIPFIARYRKEMTGALNDEVLRNLDERLKYLRGLEERKTQVLSTIEEQGKLTPELKKQIEEARTLVAVEDLYLPYRPKRKTRAGIAKEKGLEPLADTIALQLLSEPLPAAAAAYLSEEKGVKTAEEAISGAMDILAERISENAKYRAYIRKTTAAEGLISSEARDEKAESVYEMYYHHEEPVKKCAGHRVLALNRGEKEKFLTVKILAPEEKILRYLEKQVIVRENPVTSPVLKEVIEDSYRRLIAPAIEREIRNDMTEKAEDGAIHVFGKNLEQLLMQPPITGQVVLGWDPAFRTGCKLAVVDATGKVLDTVVIYPTAPQNRVAEAKKVLKDLIEKYHITLISVGNGTASRESEQIIAEFIKEIPEHVRYIIVNEAGASVYSASKLATEEFPKFDVGQRSAVSIARRLQDPLAELVKIDPKSIGVGQYQHDMNQKHLSEALGNVVEDCVNKVGVDLNTASASLLEYISGITKAIAKNIVAYREENGAFTSRKQLLKVSKLGPKAFEQCAGFMRISDGENPLDATSVHPESYGAAAELLKRLGYQPEEMKKGGLSGLGKKIPNYKKMADELGIGELTLRDIVSELEKPARDPREEMPKPILRTDVLEMKDLKPGMILKGTVRNVIDFGAFVDIGVHQDGLVHISEMSEKFIRHPLEAVSVGDIVDVKVLQADTVKKRISLSMKIKK; encoded by the coding sequence ATGGATATTTTGAATGAACTTCAGCAGGAACTGGGCATCGCCCGGAGCCAGGCAGAAGCAGCAGTAAAACTGATTGACGAGGGAAACACGATCCCGTTTATCGCCAGGTACCGGAAGGAAATGACCGGCGCCTTAAACGATGAGGTGCTGAGGAACCTGGATGAGCGGTTAAAATATTTGAGAGGCCTCGAGGAGCGGAAAACCCAGGTGCTTTCTACGATTGAGGAACAGGGAAAGCTGACGCCGGAGTTAAAAAAGCAGATCGAGGAAGCCAGGACGTTAGTGGCCGTGGAAGACCTCTATCTCCCCTACCGTCCTAAGAGGAAGACGCGGGCCGGAATCGCAAAGGAAAAGGGGCTGGAACCCCTGGCCGATACGATTGCCCTCCAGCTTTTAAGTGAGCCGCTTCCCGCGGCGGCAGCGGCCTATCTTTCCGAAGAAAAAGGCGTAAAAACAGCAGAAGAAGCCATTTCCGGTGCCATGGATATCCTGGCGGAGCGGATTTCTGAGAATGCAAAATACCGGGCCTATATCCGGAAGACGACGGCCGCCGAGGGGCTTATCAGTTCCGAGGCCAGGGATGAAAAGGCCGAATCGGTTTATGAAATGTATTACCATCATGAGGAGCCGGTGAAAAAATGTGCCGGCCACCGCGTCCTCGCCTTAAACCGCGGGGAAAAGGAAAAGTTCCTTACGGTAAAGATTCTGGCGCCGGAGGAAAAGATCTTAAGATATCTGGAAAAGCAGGTGATCGTCCGGGAGAACCCCGTCACGTCCCCGGTCTTAAAGGAAGTCATCGAGGACAGCTACCGCCGCCTGATCGCCCCGGCCATCGAGCGGGAAATCCGAAACGACATGACGGAGAAGGCGGAGGACGGCGCCATCCATGTATTCGGGAAAAACTTAGAACAGCTTCTCATGCAGCCCCCGATCACCGGACAGGTGGTTCTCGGCTGGGATCCCGCCTTCCGTACCGGCTGCAAGTTAGCCGTCGTGGACGCCACGGGAAAGGTGCTCGATACGGTGGTGATCTACCCGACGGCGCCCCAGAACAGGGTGGCGGAAGCAAAGAAAGTCTTAAAGGACTTAATTGAAAAATACCATATTACCTTAATTTCCGTCGGAAACGGGACGGCTTCCAGGGAGTCGGAGCAGATCATCGCGGAATTTATAAAGGAAATCCCGGAGCATGTCCGCTACATCATCGTAAACGAGGCAGGCGCCTCCGTCTACTCGGCCAGCAAGCTGGCAACGGAGGAATTCCCGAAGTTTGACGTGGGCCAGAGAAGCGCCGTCTCCATTGCAAGGCGCCTTCAGGATCCTCTGGCGGAGCTTGTAAAAATTGATCCGAAATCCATCGGCGTCGGCCAGTACCAGCACGACATGAACCAGAAGCACTTAAGCGAGGCACTGGGAAATGTGGTGGAGGACTGTGTAAACAAGGTGGGCGTCGACTTAAACACGGCATCGGCGTCTTTGCTGGAATATATTTCCGGAATCACAAAGGCCATTGCCAAAAATATTGTCGCGTACCGGGAGGAAAACGGAGCGTTTACAAGCAGGAAACAGCTTTTAAAAGTATCGAAACTGGGGCCGAAGGCCTTCGAACAGTGCGCCGGCTTCATGCGGATTTCTGATGGTGAGAATCCTCTGGATGCCACGTCCGTCCACCCGGAAAGCTACGGGGCGGCCGCAGAACTCTTAAAGCGCCTGGGATATCAGCCGGAGGAAATGAAAAAAGGCGGCCTTTCAGGGCTTGGAAAGAAAATTCCGAATTATAAGAAAATGGCAGACGAACTGGGAATCGGCGAGCTGACGCTCCGGGACATCGTATCGGAGCTTGAAAAGCCGGCCAGGGACCCGAGAGAGGAGATGCCGAAGCCGATTTTAAGGACGGATGTCCTGGAGATGAAGGACTTAAAGCCCGGCATGATTTTAAAGGGCACGGTCCGAAACGTCATCGACTTCGGGGCCTTCGTGGACATCGGTGTCCACCAGGACGGGCTGGTACATATTTCCGAAATGTCGGAAAAATTCATCCGCCATCCCTTAGAGGCCGTCAGCGTCGGCGACATCGTGGACGTGAAGGTGCTCCAGGCGGACACGGTGAAAAAACGGATCTCGCTTTCAATGAAAATTAAAAAATAA
- a CDS encoding YcxB family protein yields the protein MKFSVKMTAKDLFDFSMYNSYSGAMGLFNVICTFAALVLLIVTWGSTDVYQKVLLAFCMLIFTVIQPAMLHFKSKKQAEMHGFSTPVNLTLTDEKIAVEQAGVEGEILWSQVWKAARIPSMFILKVGPSHAYLLPNAAVEGREEELLALLKKNLPEKKTKGLKA from the coding sequence ATGAAGTTCAGTGTTAAAATGACGGCAAAGGATTTGTTTGACTTTTCCATGTACAATTCGTACAGCGGCGCCATGGGGCTGTTCAACGTGATATGCACGTTTGCAGCCCTGGTGCTGTTAATCGTGACCTGGGGCTCCACGGATGTGTACCAGAAAGTGCTTTTAGCGTTCTGCATGCTGATTTTTACGGTGATCCAGCCGGCGATGCTGCATTTTAAATCAAAAAAGCAGGCGGAGATGCACGGATTTTCCACGCCGGTGAACCTGACTTTGACCGATGAGAAGATTGCGGTAGAGCAGGCCGGCGTCGAGGGGGAAATCCTCTGGAGCCAGGTCTGGAAGGCGGCGCGGATCCCGTCCATGTTTATTTTAAAGGTGGGGCCGAGCCATGCGTACCTGCTGCCGAATGCGGCTGTTGAGGGACGTGAAGAGGAGCTTCTTGCCCTCTTAAAGAAAAACCTTCCGGAAAAGAAAACGAAAGGACTTAAGGCATGA